In the genome of Anabaena sphaerica FACHB-251, the window TAGGACAATGTGCTAATAAAGCATTAACTAAAGTTCCATCTGTATGACCCGGTGCTGGATGAACTACCAAACCTGCGGGTTTATTGAGAATGAGTAATTGCTCATCTTCGTAGAGAATATCCAAAGGGATATCTTCTGCTACCAATTCCAACGGTTGGACTGCGGGAATTTCTAAACTAATGCGATCGCCTGCTTTCAGATTTATTTTCTTAGATGTACAAACTTGATCATTGAGTTGGACATGACCCTGTTCAATTAACTGTTGAACACGGGAACGGGATAAGTCTGGTATTTCTGCCGACAGATAGCGATCCAGGCGTTCACTTTTTTCTTGGACTAGGAGATTAATAGCGGCCACAGTTGGTTATTTTAAACAGCTAAGTATAGTTCCAAAAAGCATAGACAAATATGTCATGCCGTTTGTTTGCCGGGAATAACCCCAACAGGGCGGACTACAACGCCCTCTATCCCTAGACTAAAAGCTGTCGGGACTACTTTTCTTAAAATATTTAAACTACCATTAACATCAGCGTGAATCAGTTTACCATTACCTGCTTTATAAAGCTTAGTTCTGATTCTTCGACCACTAAATTTCACTTCTTGTGAGTCAGCTTTTCCATAAGTAGGAATAGTGTCTTGGTCTAAAAAAGAAGCTACACTCGTGTAAGACTCCTCAGCAACCAATACCTTTATCCCTACTAACTTCGC includes:
- a CDS encoding IS200/IS605 family accessory protein TnpB-related protein, encoding VKQGIGTLVIGQNPLWKQNANLGSRNNQNFVCIPHSRFVQQLSYKAKLVGIKVLVAEESYTSVASFLDQDTIPTYGKADSQEVKFSGRRIRTKLYKAGNGKLIHADVNGSLNILRKVVPTAFSLGIEGVVVRPVGVIPGKQTA